In Maridesulfovibrio sp., a single genomic region encodes these proteins:
- a CDS encoding HypC/HybG/HupF family hydrogenase formation chaperone, which translates to MCLAIPVEIQSINDQVARCRVGEGETYLDASLMLMADEVEVGDYLIVHAGFALRKLDPKEAEETLKILRDMVALTEGAGPETCAS; encoded by the coding sequence ATGTGCTTAGCTATTCCTGTCGAGATTCAATCAATAAATGATCAGGTCGCCCGGTGTAGGGTCGGGGAAGGGGAAACCTATCTTGATGCATCGCTCATGCTTATGGCTGATGAAGTAGAGGTCGGAGATTACCTGATTGTTCATGCCGGGTTTGCACTGCGCAAACTTGATCCGAAGGAAGCTGAAGAGACCCTGAAAATTTTACGGGATATGGTGGCATTGACAGAAGGTGCAGGACCTGAAACCTGTGCATCTTAG
- a CDS encoding lectin-like protein codes for MKKFSVLCLVLLCSILLAAPASASTFSFGNSQYTLVQSSGITWDDAKVAAESLGGHLATITSSAENDFFKNTVFKDQTKAYWLGASQTGDNNRKTPTEGWSWVTGENWDYTDWSNAEPNNANHFNEIHLSADSRYGFQWNDEGSAVAQQIRGYVVEVENTAPTPIPGAIWLLGAALVPLIGIKSRFNANA; via the coding sequence ATGAAAAAATTTTCTGTGTTATGTTTAGTGCTGCTTTGCAGCATTCTGCTTGCCGCTCCGGCATCAGCCTCAACTTTCAGTTTCGGCAACTCCCAATACACTCTGGTACAAAGCAGCGGAATCACCTGGGATGATGCAAAAGTTGCAGCAGAATCCTTAGGCGGTCATCTCGCGACAATAACATCTTCTGCTGAAAACGATTTTTTCAAAAATACTGTTTTCAAAGATCAGACCAAGGCATACTGGCTCGGAGCATCCCAGACAGGTGACAACAACAGAAAAACTCCGACAGAAGGCTGGAGTTGGGTAACCGGAGAAAACTGGGATTATACAGACTGGTCCAACGCCGAGCCCAATAACGCCAACCACTTTAATGAAATACACCTTAGCGCAGACTCCAGATACGGATTTCAGTGGAATGATGAAGGTTCCGCTGTCGCTCAGCAGATAAGGGGTTATGTGGTAGAGGTCGAAAACACGGCTCCCACCCCCATTCCTGGGGCAATCTGGCTGCTTGGGGCAGCGTTAGTCCCACTGATCGGCATTAAGTCAAGGTTTAATGCCAACGCTTGA
- a CDS encoding protein phosphatase CheZ — protein MINDDHIVQEMMEKVSEELSKSLKESIALAVQKEISKSMSQTLLEGEFYRRINIDLQNGLRDIYQEVAKAKKGPAGSSVQVSLETNPDDLFNEASDQLDAIMRTTEKATQDIMDILEKTQETQTALADIVKAFESGGVKKEQREKLAEINDTLGQDIMTIMTTLSFQDLTGQRIKIIIDTIKSVEKIVLDLYMSTGLKIKAREAAPEKTLEELDQETENKMSELKGPTEKADQGEVDDLLASLGL, from the coding sequence GTGATTAATGATGATCATATTGTGCAGGAAATGATGGAAAAAGTTTCCGAAGAACTGTCCAAAAGCCTCAAGGAAAGCATTGCTCTGGCTGTGCAGAAAGAGATATCCAAAAGCATGTCCCAGACGCTCCTTGAAGGAGAGTTCTACCGCAGGATCAACATTGATCTGCAAAACGGGCTCCGCGACATTTATCAGGAAGTGGCCAAGGCCAAAAAAGGCCCGGCAGGCTCTTCCGTACAAGTCTCTCTGGAAACCAATCCGGACGATCTTTTCAACGAGGCATCCGACCAGTTGGACGCAATTATGCGCACAACGGAAAAAGCGACTCAGGATATAATGGATATCCTTGAAAAGACTCAGGAAACACAGACCGCTCTTGCTGACATTGTCAAGGCATTCGAATCCGGTGGAGTAAAAAAGGAACAGCGCGAAAAGCTGGCCGAAATAAACGACACACTAGGACAGGACATCATGACCATCATGACTACCCTGTCATTTCAGGACCTGACCGGACAGAGAATCAAGATAATCATCGACACAATAAAGAGTGTTGAAAAAATCGTTCTGGATCTCTACATGTCCACGGGACTGAAAATCAAAGCCCGTGAAGCAGCACCTGAGAAGACTCTGGAAGAACTGGACCAGGAAACCGAAAACAAAATGAGCGAACTCAAAGGCCCCACGGAGAAAGCAGATCAGGGAGAGGTTGACGACCTGCTTGCATCCCTCGGACTGTAG
- a CDS encoding 4Fe-4S binding protein, whose translation MADKTTFNKIIHLSFPSTVSGRPVICNLGKIYNLSFNILKADINPRLEGSMTLEIIGLEEDYHKGINYLKENGIRLIPVTQKISRDEDSCMHCGMCLSMCPTGALSLDAETRIVVFDPDKCTACGLCTKVCPVRAMEIDPQD comes from the coding sequence ATGGCAGACAAGACTACTTTCAACAAGATTATCCATCTTTCATTTCCATCAACAGTATCCGGCCGACCGGTTATCTGTAACCTTGGAAAAATCTACAACCTGAGCTTCAACATACTCAAGGCGGATATAAACCCCCGCCTGGAAGGAAGCATGACCCTTGAAATCATCGGACTCGAAGAAGATTACCACAAGGGCATCAACTACCTGAAGGAAAACGGCATCAGGCTCATCCCGGTTACCCAGAAAATATCGCGAGATGAAGATTCCTGTATGCATTGCGGCATGTGTCTGTCCATGTGTCCCACCGGAGCGCTTTCGCTTGACGCTGAAACCAGAATTGTGGTGTTCGACCCGGATAAATGTACTGCCTGCGGACTCTGCACCAAGGTCTGCCCCGTAAGGGCAATGGAAATAGATCCTCAGGACTGA
- the ybgF gene encoding tol-pal system protein YbgF, translating into MTNNPLKLTVTVLIFLILTCALPGCVTTSDMDSMRLELRQTRAQINKKIDNLDKQLRESDELLKNEIKESNSPLQSSQANMYAEFNALKIQVARLQGVVNTMSENLARMEAGNGNSTISLEDLSAKVENMRLALESQLAIDLGLIKATVPKDKATEAAISNATAAVGGISAVVAQQPKKTTPADPAKALYDKAMAQFKERKYKEAIRDWAEFSANFVKHTLVPNAIFWEGECYYQLGDYANAALKYQDVIAKYSKSNKYRSALLKQGLCLIKLGKTKSGRYILEDLIKKAPDSAEAKRAKSILKNLK; encoded by the coding sequence ATGACGAATAATCCACTCAAATTGACTGTTACGGTCCTCATATTTTTAATACTGACCTGTGCGCTGCCGGGCTGCGTAACCACGTCAGACATGGACAGCATGCGACTGGAACTGCGCCAGACCAGAGCCCAGATCAATAAAAAAATAGACAACCTCGACAAACAGCTCCGGGAATCCGATGAGCTTCTGAAAAACGAGATCAAGGAATCAAATTCCCCCCTGCAATCCAGCCAGGCGAACATGTATGCTGAATTCAACGCACTCAAGATACAGGTTGCAAGGCTTCAGGGCGTCGTGAATACCATGAGTGAAAATCTTGCACGTATGGAAGCCGGAAACGGCAACAGCACAATTTCACTTGAAGATCTTTCCGCAAAAGTCGAAAATATGCGTCTGGCACTGGAAAGTCAGCTGGCCATCGATCTGGGGCTGATCAAGGCAACAGTGCCCAAAGACAAGGCAACAGAGGCGGCTATTTCAAACGCGACCGCAGCTGTGGGCGGAATCTCCGCTGTTGTGGCGCAGCAGCCCAAGAAAACAACACCGGCTGATCCGGCAAAAGCTCTTTACGACAAAGCCATGGCCCAGTTCAAGGAACGCAAATACAAGGAAGCAATCCGCGATTGGGCAGAATTCTCCGCTAATTTCGTAAAACACACCCTTGTCCCGAATGCGATTTTCTGGGAAGGTGAGTGTTACTACCAGCTTGGGGACTACGCCAATGCTGCTCTGAAGTATCAGGACGTCATCGCCAAGTATTCCAAAAGCAACAAGTACAGATCCGCATTGTTGAAGCAGGGACTTTGCCTGATTAAACTGGGCAAAACCAAATCAGGACGCTATATTCTTGAAGACCTCATCAAGAAGGCTCCCGATTCCGCAGAAGCAAAACGGGCCAAGTCAATTCTAAAGAATTTAAAATAA
- the tmk gene encoding dTMP kinase has translation MFITFEGIEGTGKTTQIKLLKAYLEGAGHEVVVTLEPGGSRIGGELRKILLNMDSTDITGECELFLYLADRAQHVSQVVQPALEAGKVVISDRFADSTIVYQGYGRGLDPKLLRELNDVAVCGHWPDLTVLLDIEPEIGLKRAMTRNFQQNRMQEEGRFEAESLDFHGRVREGYLTWAALNNDRITVVKADQSPDDIFEEIKIRVLEAMGK, from the coding sequence ATGTTCATTACCTTTGAAGGGATAGAAGGGACCGGCAAGACCACGCAGATAAAGCTGCTCAAGGCCTATCTTGAAGGAGCCGGGCATGAGGTTGTGGTTACCCTGGAACCGGGCGGCAGCCGTATAGGCGGGGAACTGCGCAAAATTCTTCTGAACATGGACAGCACCGACATTACCGGCGAGTGTGAGTTGTTTCTGTATCTTGCCGACCGGGCTCAGCATGTAAGTCAGGTTGTGCAGCCTGCTCTTGAAGCAGGAAAGGTTGTTATTTCAGACCGTTTTGCGGATTCCACCATTGTTTATCAGGGTTACGGACGCGGATTGGACCCGAAGCTCCTGCGTGAACTGAATGATGTTGCGGTTTGCGGTCACTGGCCGGATCTTACGGTGCTTCTCGATATTGAACCGGAAATAGGGCTCAAGCGGGCCATGACGCGCAATTTTCAGCAGAACAGGATGCAGGAAGAAGGTCGGTTCGAGGCGGAATCGCTGGATTTTCACGGTCGTGTACGGGAAGGGTACCTGACCTGGGCGGCGCTGAACAATGATCGTATAACAGTCGTTAAAGCCGATCAGTCTCCTGACGATATTTTCGAAGAAATCAAAATCCGTGTGCTGGAAGCCATGGGGAAGTGA
- the lgt gene encoding prolipoprotein diacylglyceryl transferase, with product MNPVLFSIGAVNIYSYSVFLTAGCLLAMGWAMREARLRDMDYTLAPKAGITAIVCGIIGARILYIALYPQEFTSDILNALRIWNGGLVFSGAVVFGSAGGAMYLHGKHQKLLPWLDSFAPAIALGQAVGRLGCFFAGCCYGKPTDLPWGVVFRNTDSLAPLFHPLHPTQIYHSLAGLITFLILLGTKRFFHSDGKITGLFLMLFSALRFIIEFFRADYRGAIGPISTTQFMAVVFFLTGIYLLFIHKKRSH from the coding sequence ATGAACCCGGTGCTGTTCAGCATAGGGGCTGTAAACATTTACAGCTACAGCGTGTTCCTCACCGCAGGATGCCTGCTGGCCATGGGCTGGGCCATGCGGGAAGCACGTTTGCGGGATATGGACTACACCCTTGCACCGAAAGCGGGCATAACCGCCATTGTGTGCGGCATCATCGGAGCCAGAATTCTTTATATCGCGCTCTACCCGCAGGAATTCACTAGCGATATACTGAACGCACTGCGAATCTGGAACGGAGGGCTGGTCTTTTCCGGGGCTGTTGTTTTCGGTTCTGCAGGCGGTGCAATGTATCTGCACGGTAAACATCAGAAGCTGCTGCCGTGGCTGGACTCTTTTGCCCCGGCCATTGCTCTCGGCCAGGCTGTCGGCCGCCTGGGATGCTTCTTTGCCGGGTGCTGTTACGGAAAACCGACCGACCTGCCCTGGGGAGTTGTGTTCAGAAATACGGACTCTCTGGCTCCCCTTTTCCATCCACTCCACCCCACGCAGATATATCACTCCCTTGCCGGACTGATCACATTCCTGATCCTGCTCGGAACAAAACGTTTTTTCCACTCAGACGGAAAAATAACCGGACTCTTCCTGATGTTGTTTTCTGCCCTCAGATTTATTATTGAGTTCTTCAGGGCGGACTACCGGGGCGCAATCGGCCCGATCAGCACAACCCAGTTCATGGCAGTCGTCTTTTTTCTAACCGGCATCTACCTGTTGTTTATACATAAAAAAAGGAGTCATTAA
- a CDS encoding nickel-dependent hydrogenase large subunit has protein sequence MSGCKAKSGPAVMATPFDKNYTGPVIVDPLTRIEGHLKIEVEVENGKVSNVWSSSQLFRGLEIILKGRDPRDAQHFTQRSCGVCTYVHALASTRAVDNAVGADKNMPENARIIRNLVMASQYLHDHIVHFYHLHALDWVDVVSALQADPVKAAALANSQSTRVTKAEDLKAVQTKLKTFVESGQLGIFTNAYFLGGHDAYYLKPEENLIATAHYLEGLHLQVKAARAMAVFGAKNPHTQFTIVGGVTCYESLTKERIQEFKALYNETLAFVNECYIPDLLMVASYYKDWAGIGGTHNFLSFGEFPAKEDDINSRFIPQGVIMNRDLKNVADFNPDAIKEDIRHSWYNGDSSLHPYDGVTEPKYTTYEDRDRYSWMKAPRYNGEAMEVGPLAHVLTAYARGHKDFVPVVNYVLDTLGVKADALFSTLGRTAARGIETAVVGKKIAEWVNNLEDNVASGNTDLAIDIDMPDEAEGVGFVGAPRGALSHWIKIKGGKIENFQLVVPSTWNLGPRCNNNKMSAVEEALMGTPIADPKRPVEILRTVHSYDPCIACGVHVIDAKTNEVHKFKVL, from the coding sequence ATGTCTGGTTGCAAGGCAAAATCGGGTCCCGCCGTAATGGCGACTCCGTTTGATAAAAATTACACCGGTCCGGTGATTGTCGACCCCCTTACCAGAATTGAGGGTCACCTCAAGATCGAGGTTGAGGTCGAAAACGGCAAAGTAAGCAATGTCTGGAGTTCTTCCCAGCTTTTCCGTGGTCTGGAAATCATCCTCAAGGGACGTGATCCCAGAGATGCCCAGCACTTTACTCAGCGTTCATGCGGTGTCTGTACCTATGTTCACGCACTGGCTTCCACCCGTGCAGTGGATAACGCAGTTGGTGCCGATAAGAATATGCCGGAGAATGCCCGCATCATCCGTAACCTGGTCATGGCTTCCCAGTATCTGCATGACCACATAGTCCATTTCTATCATCTGCACGCCCTTGACTGGGTTGACGTTGTAAGCGCACTGCAGGCCGACCCCGTGAAGGCCGCCGCTCTCGCAAACAGCCAGTCCACCAGAGTCACCAAGGCCGAAGACCTCAAGGCTGTTCAGACCAAACTGAAAACATTCGTGGAATCCGGTCAGCTCGGTATCTTCACCAATGCCTACTTCCTGGGCGGACACGATGCATACTACCTGAAACCCGAAGAAAACCTCATCGCCACTGCGCACTACCTTGAAGGACTGCACCTCCAGGTCAAGGCTGCCCGTGCAATGGCTGTTTTCGGCGCAAAGAACCCCCACACCCAGTTCACCATCGTGGGCGGCGTAACCTGCTACGAATCCCTGACCAAGGAACGTATCCAGGAATTCAAGGCTCTTTACAACGAAACTCTGGCTTTTGTTAATGAATGTTACATTCCCGACCTGCTGATGGTCGCTTCCTACTACAAAGACTGGGCCGGAATCGGCGGAACTCACAACTTCCTGAGTTTCGGTGAATTCCCCGCCAAGGAAGACGACATCAACAGCCGGTTCATCCCGCAGGGTGTAATCATGAACCGCGACCTGAAAAATGTTGCGGATTTCAACCCCGATGCAATCAAGGAAGACATCAGGCACAGCTGGTACAACGGTGACTCCTCCCTGCACCCCTATGACGGTGTGACCGAGCCCAAGTACACCACTTACGAAGACCGTGACCGTTATTCCTGGATGAAGGCTCCCCGCTACAACGGCGAAGCAATGGAAGTAGGTCCCCTGGCCCACGTGCTGACAGCTTACGCAAGAGGTCATAAGGACTTCGTTCCTGTCGTAAATTACGTTCTGGATACTCTGGGCGTAAAAGCTGATGCTCTCTTCTCCACTCTGGGACGTACTGCCGCTCGCGGTATCGAAACTGCCGTAGTAGGTAAGAAGATCGCCGAGTGGGTAAATAACCTTGAAGACAACGTCGCTTCCGGCAACACCGATCTCGCTATCGATATCGACATGCCCGATGAAGCTGAAGGCGTTGGATTTGTCGGTGCTCCTCGCGGCGCACTTTCCCACTGGATCAAGATCAAGGGCGGAAAGATTGAAAACTTCCAGCTCGTTGTTCCTTCCACCTGGAACCTTGGACCCCGTTGTAACAACAACAAGATGTCTGCTGTTGAAGAAGCCCTTATGGGTACTCCCATTGCAGATCCTAAACGTCCTGTTGAAATTCTGCGTACCGTTCACTCGTATGACCCCTGTATCGCCTGCGGCGTACACGTCATCGATGCAAAGACCAACGAAGTTCACAAGTTTAAAGTTCTGTAG
- a CDS encoding PLD nuclease N-terminal domain-containing protein, with translation MFFGQIPALSLETWMIILGSVGVFAVMSLFAIWDAFHREFPSNMEKVGWIQLSIFIPFLGCLAYFVLGRKRGKKYNDE, from the coding sequence ATGTTCTTCGGACAAATCCCCGCACTTTCCCTCGAAACCTGGATGATTATATTGGGCAGTGTCGGCGTGTTTGCAGTCATGAGCCTTTTTGCCATATGGGATGCCTTTCATCGGGAGTTTCCTTCCAACATGGAAAAGGTCGGCTGGATTCAGCTTTCGATTTTTATTCCATTTTTAGGCTGTCTGGCTTATTTTGTCCTCGGCAGAAAAAGGGGGAAAAAGTACAATGACGAATAA
- a CDS encoding M20/M25/M40 family metallo-hydrolase, which produces MINEERILNLFMNMVRIGSPSLEEKNMAVFLRGLMEQKGYEIHEDCAGDFCGGNTGNLVVRIPGTCKGTPIAFSAHMDCVPPCMGVEPVVADGRVCSAGETVLGGDDKAGIAMMIEAMAHIEEEGIAHPDVYFIFSICEEAGMHGAKNLDSSLLPLKDVVILDASGVPGCVVVEAPAKAVIRMVFKGKASHAGIVPEAGICAIRIAAEAVSAMKLLRIDEKTTANLGKIEGGGATNIVTDTVTLTAEARSSRDELLQDQIEHMRSCCAAAAEKFGGEYVFESAISYPSLHVPDDSPMLRRIELCCNRLGLEFRCIPTGGGSDANVLYGRGYSAVTLGIGMTKVHTCDEYIELKSLTDCAALVAEIIKG; this is translated from the coding sequence ATGATAAATGAAGAGCGCATTCTGAATCTTTTTATGAATATGGTAAGGATCGGCAGCCCCTCTCTTGAGGAAAAGAATATGGCTGTATTTTTACGAGGACTGATGGAACAGAAAGGGTATGAAATCCATGAAGACTGCGCCGGTGATTTCTGCGGGGGAAATACGGGAAATCTGGTGGTGCGAATACCCGGAACCTGTAAAGGAACCCCGATCGCCTTTTCGGCGCATATGGATTGCGTGCCGCCATGCATGGGTGTTGAGCCCGTTGTTGCGGACGGACGTGTGTGCAGTGCCGGGGAGACTGTACTGGGCGGAGATGATAAAGCAGGCATAGCCATGATGATTGAGGCTATGGCTCACATTGAGGAGGAAGGCATAGCGCATCCGGATGTATATTTCATTTTTTCCATCTGCGAAGAGGCCGGTATGCACGGAGCCAAAAATCTGGACAGCTCGCTGCTGCCGCTAAAAGATGTTGTGATTCTTGATGCGAGCGGTGTCCCCGGGTGTGTTGTGGTGGAAGCTCCTGCCAAGGCCGTAATCAGGATGGTTTTCAAGGGCAAGGCATCCCATGCCGGAATTGTTCCGGAGGCCGGCATCTGTGCAATCAGGATTGCCGCAGAGGCTGTTTCGGCCATGAAGCTGCTGCGCATAGACGAAAAGACAACAGCCAACCTTGGAAAGATAGAGGGAGGCGGGGCGACAAATATTGTGACAGACACCGTTACGCTGACCGCAGAGGCGCGTTCTTCCCGTGATGAACTCCTGCAGGATCAGATCGAGCACATGCGTAGTTGTTGTGCCGCTGCGGCAGAAAAATTCGGGGGAGAGTATGTTTTTGAATCAGCAATCTCGTATCCTTCCCTTCATGTGCCTGACGATTCTCCTATGCTGCGCCGTATTGAGCTTTGCTGCAACAGACTCGGACTGGAATTTCGCTGTATACCTACCGGAGGCGGAAGTGATGCCAATGTTCTTTACGGAAGAGGGTACAGTGCCGTGACCCTTGGAATAGGTATGACCAAGGTACACACCTGTGATGAATACATAGAATTGAAATCGCTGACAGACTGTGCCGCTCTTGTTGCAGAGATCATCAAGGGATAA
- a CDS encoding hydrogenase small subunit — translation MKFSVGLGKDGAEKRLEQNGVSRRDFMKFCATTAAVMGMGPAFAPTVAEALTQKRRPSVVYLHAAECTGCSEAVLRTVSPYIDALILDTISLDYHETIMAAAGHAAEEALHEAVKSPEGYVCVVEGGIPTVDNGNWGKVGGKTMLEIVQEIVPHAKATICIGTCACYGGVQAAAPNPSQAKGVSDALGGITTVNLPGCPTNPFNFVGAVVHYLTKGVPELDSHGRPKIFYGETVHDNCPRLKHFDADEFAPSFASEEAKKGYCLYELGCKGPDTYNNCPKVKFNQTNFPIEAGHPCIGCSEPDFWDEMSPFYEQS, via the coding sequence ATGAAATTCTCTGTGGGACTCGGAAAGGATGGAGCGGAAAAACGCCTTGAGCAGAATGGCGTCTCCCGCCGCGACTTCATGAAGTTCTGCGCAACGACTGCTGCTGTTATGGGTATGGGACCCGCTTTTGCTCCTACTGTTGCTGAAGCGTTGACCCAGAAACGGCGTCCTTCCGTTGTTTATCTGCACGCAGCCGAATGTACCGGCTGTTCTGAAGCTGTGCTTCGTACTGTTTCTCCGTATATCGATGCTCTTATTCTTGATACGATCTCCCTTGACTACCATGAAACCATCATGGCTGCAGCAGGGCATGCAGCCGAAGAGGCTCTTCATGAAGCAGTAAAGTCTCCCGAAGGCTATGTCTGCGTTGTTGAAGGCGGCATCCCCACCGTGGATAACGGCAACTGGGGTAAAGTCGGCGGCAAGACAATGCTTGAAATCGTTCAGGAGATCGTTCCCCATGCAAAGGCCACCATCTGTATAGGCACATGTGCCTGTTACGGTGGGGTGCAGGCTGCTGCTCCGAACCCGTCGCAGGCCAAAGGCGTTTCCGACGCCCTCGGCGGTATCACCACCGTAAACCTGCCCGGATGTCCGACCAACCCGTTCAACTTCGTCGGCGCCGTTGTTCATTACCTGACCAAGGGTGTTCCCGAGCTCGATAGCCACGGTCGTCCGAAAATTTTCTACGGCGAAACGGTGCACGACAACTGCCCCAGACTCAAACATTTCGACGCAGACGAATTTGCTCCATCCTTTGCTTCCGAAGAAGCCAAGAAGGGCTACTGCCTGTACGAACTGGGATGCAAGGGACCGGATACTTACAACAACTGCCCGAAAGTCAAGTTCAACCAGACCAACTTCCCCATCGAAGCCGGCCATCCCTGCATAGGTTGCAGTGAGCCCGATTTCTGGGATGAAATGAGCCCGTTCTACGAACAGAGCTAA
- a CDS encoding HyaD/HybD family hydrogenase maturation endopeptidase, translating into MGKKILVLGVGNILFTDEGIGVKVVTELEKKYSFSDNVELMDGGTLGTKLMGPMMECDYLIVVDAVLGGDEPGSVYRLTGDDLRRSLAFKDSMHQTDLLDTMVLCDLCDRRPECVVIGVEPKDYQTMHDDVSDVTLARLPFMMEKVLEEVAAAGGSYKELA; encoded by the coding sequence ATGGGTAAGAAGATTCTGGTACTGGGTGTGGGCAATATCCTTTTCACCGATGAGGGAATCGGCGTGAAGGTTGTTACCGAGCTTGAAAAAAAATATTCGTTTTCCGACAATGTGGAACTGATGGACGGAGGAACGCTGGGGACAAAGCTGATGGGCCCGATGATGGAGTGCGATTACCTTATTGTGGTTGACGCCGTTCTCGGAGGAGACGAACCCGGTTCCGTTTATCGCTTGACAGGAGATGATTTGCGTAGGAGTCTGGCATTTAAGGATTCAATGCATCAGACAGATCTTCTGGATACAATGGTTCTATGCGATCTTTGTGACCGCCGTCCCGAATGCGTAGTCATAGGGGTTGAACCCAAGGACTACCAGACCATGCATGACGATGTTTCTGATGTAACCCTGGCCCGGCTTCCTTTCATGATGGAAAAGGTTCTGGAAGAAGTAGCCGCAGCCGGTGGAAGTTATAAAGAGCTGGCTTAA
- the lspA gene encoding signal peptidase II, with translation MNKYTLAGSLAFVVVILDQLTKIAVRDKMVLWASETIIPGYFNLVHVVNRGAAFGFLNSADISWQRMFFIVVTFAAMGAVALLLKSTSETDRLQVAGLGCILGGAVGNLIDRVLYHEVTDFLDFYIGSYHWPAFNVADIAICIGAFILIISMYRRKK, from the coding sequence ATGAATAAATACACCCTTGCCGGATCACTGGCATTCGTCGTCGTAATACTGGACCAGCTGACCAAGATAGCCGTGCGGGACAAGATGGTCCTCTGGGCTTCGGAAACGATAATCCCCGGATATTTCAATCTGGTCCACGTGGTCAACAGAGGCGCTGCTTTCGGTTTTTTGAACAGCGCGGACATAAGCTGGCAACGCATGTTTTTCATCGTGGTCACTTTCGCGGCCATGGGGGCTGTTGCGTTGCTCCTTAAATCCACATCCGAAACGGACAGATTGCAGGTTGCCGGGCTGGGCTGCATCCTCGGCGGAGCCGTGGGTAACCTTATAGACCGTGTTCTTTACCATGAAGTAACCGACTTTCTCGATTTCTACATCGGCTCCTACCACTGGCCGGCCTTCAACGTGGCTGATATTGCCATCTGCATCGGAGCTTTCATCCTGATCATTTCAATGTACAGGAGAAAGAAATGA